One region of Campylobacter concisus genomic DNA includes:
- the pyrE gene encoding orotate phosphoribosyltransferase has protein sequence MDLEKIYKEAGAYLEGHFLLSSGNHSQFYLQSAKVLENPALAGKLADELARVIEKFGIKFDSVCSPALGGILAGYELARAAKKRFIFTERVDRVMSLRRGFEVKKGEKFIICEDIITTGGSALEAAHVIESLGGEVVGFAALANRGFCKVANLDNKAKPNAKLPSDKPFFALGNFEFEIYEPEHCPLCKNGSKAIKPGSRGN, from the coding sequence ATGGATTTAGAGAAAATTTATAAAGAGGCTGGGGCATATTTAGAGGGACATTTTTTACTAAGCAGTGGCAATCACTCGCAGTTTTATCTCCAAAGCGCAAAGGTGCTTGAAAATCCAGCTTTGGCTGGAAAGCTAGCTGATGAGCTTGCCCGTGTGATAGAGAAATTTGGCATTAAATTTGATAGCGTTTGCTCGCCTGCACTTGGAGGAATTTTAGCTGGCTATGAGCTAGCTCGCGCAGCAAAGAAGCGTTTTATCTTTACAGAGCGAGTTGATAGAGTGATGAGCTTAAGACGCGGATTTGAAGTGAAAAAAGGCGAGAAATTTATCATTTGTGAGGATATCATCACGACTGGCGGCTCGGCACTTGAAGCAGCGCACGTGATAGAGAGCCTTGGTGGTGAGGTAGTTGGCTTTGCAGCACTTGCGAATCGTGGCTTTTGTAAGGTTGCAAATTTAGACAATAAGGCTAAACCAAATGCCAAACTACCAAGCGATAAGCCGTTTTTTGCTTTAGGAAATTTTGAGTTTGAAATTTATGAGCCTGAGCATTGCCCACTTTGTAAAAATGGAAGCAAAGCGATCAAACCTGGAAGCAGAGGCAACTAA
- the ruvC gene encoding crossover junction endodeoxyribonuclease RuvC — protein MVMKILGIDPGTKNCGYAILEKNKLKTILLEAGLIKIKPNTLQYQITELCEGLDLIFKNHKFDEVAIEDIFFAYNPKTVLKLAQFRGALSLKILQLHGDFAEYTPLQVKKTVTGKAKADKEQVAFMVKKILGINKEIKPLDITDAIAIALTHANNLRIS, from the coding sequence ATAGTGATGAAAATTTTAGGAATCGACCCAGGTACGAAGAATTGTGGTTATGCAATACTTGAAAAAAATAAATTGAAAACTATTCTTCTTGAAGCAGGACTCATAAAAATAAAACCAAACACACTCCAATATCAGATTACCGAGCTTTGCGAGGGGCTTGATCTCATCTTTAAAAACCATAAATTTGACGAGGTCGCGATCGAAGATATATTTTTTGCCTACAATCCAAAAACGGTTTTAAAGCTTGCTCAGTTTCGAGGGGCACTTAGCCTTAAAATTTTACAGCTTCATGGTGATTTTGCCGAGTATACACCGCTTCAGGTAAAAAAAACTGTCACTGGCAAGGCTAAAGCTGATAAAGAGCAAGTGGCATTTATGGTGAAGAAAATTTTAGGAATAAATAAAGAGATAAAACCGCTTGATATCACCGATGCGATCGCGATCGCACTAACTCATGCAAATAATTTAAGAATAAGCTAA
- the luxS gene encoding S-ribosylhomocysteine lyase produces MPLLDSFCVDHVKMQAPGVRLAKSMKTPKGDDISVFDLRFCKPNEEILPEKGTHTLEHLFAGFMRNHLNGNGVEIIDISPMGCRTGFYMSVIGTSSEEAVKKAWLASMKDILEVKDQDKIPELNKFQCGTYKMHSLDEAHAIAKKILDLGLVIINNDEIKLDVDAMGLKKH; encoded by the coding sequence ATGCCATTACTTGATAGTTTTTGTGTAGATCATGTAAAAATGCAAGCCCCAGGAGTAAGACTAGCAAAAAGTATGAAAACTCCAAAAGGCGATGATATCAGTGTTTTTGACTTGAGATTTTGCAAGCCAAATGAAGAAATTTTGCCAGAAAAGGGCACTCACACTTTAGAGCACCTTTTTGCTGGCTTTATGAGAAACCATCTAAACGGCAACGGCGTAGAGATCATAGACATCTCGCCGATGGGCTGTAGGACTGGCTTTTATATGAGTGTCATTGGCACATCTAGCGAAGAAGCTGTAAAAAAAGCATGGCTTGCCTCTATGAAAGACATCTTAGAAGTCAAAGACCAAGATAAAATCCCAGAGCTAAATAAATTCCAATGTGGTACTTATAAGATGCACTCTCTTGATGAAGCTCATGCCATAGCAAAGAAGATTCTTGATCTTGGCTTAGTTATCATAAATAACGACGAGATCAAACTTGACGTTGATGCTATGGGACTAAAAAAGCACTGA
- the thyX gene encoding FAD-dependent thymidylate synthase — MQVTLLNHTPLNICSHAIRTCWQSFEKGDNGGEKDIELIDRVGNKFKHASTLEHLYYNFYIQGISRALLQELARHRLASLSVKSTRYTLKELKKEEKFEVGQFERAAKFIVLTNDELVDNASIKALENLREILASTTKSLDIVKYCLPECYKTELTWSINARSLQNFISLRSSKSALWEIRNLANAIYDVLPEEHKFIFERCLPEDESN; from the coding sequence ATGCAAGTAACACTACTAAATCATACTCCACTAAATATCTGCTCTCACGCTATCCGCACATGCTGGCAAAGCTTTGAAAAAGGTGATAACGGCGGCGAAAAAGATATTGAGCTAATAGATAGAGTAGGCAATAAATTTAAACACGCTTCGACCTTAGAGCACCTATACTATAACTTTTACATCCAAGGCATCTCACGAGCACTACTTCAAGAGTTAGCTCGCCACCGCTTAGCGAGCCTAAGCGTCAAATCAACTCGCTACACACTAAAAGAGCTAAAAAAAGAGGAAAAATTTGAAGTAGGGCAGTTTGAGCGTGCGGCTAAATTTATCGTGCTAACAAATGATGAACTAGTCGATAACGCAAGCATAAAAGCACTTGAAAATTTGCGTGAAATTTTAGCCTCAACTACAAAAAGCCTTGATATAGTTAAATACTGCTTGCCAGAGTGCTATAAGACAGAGCTTACATGGAGTATAAATGCTAGAAGCTTGCAAAATTTCATCTCTCTTAGAAGCTCAAAATCAGCTCTTTGGGAGATAAGAAATTTAGCAAATGCCATCTACGATGTCTTACCTGAAGAACATAAATTTATATTTGAGAGATGTTTGCCAGAAGATGAATCAAACTAA
- the flgE gene encoding flagellar hook protein FlgE, with translation MMRSLWSGVSGLQAHQIAMDVEGNNIANVNTYGYKYNRANFADILSQTPRVATAPQGQLGGQNAMQIGLGTTINSTTRIFSQGTLTSTDKQTDLALQGNGFFVVSPDGGTTRYYTRNGDFVRDKAGNFVNNSGYIVQGWTRDEETGTIDSTGPIKNIVIKEGLTTPARATTEVKIKGNLDSGNTIGQRSTPIYSLDSVAGGRDYNNDGILDPNEVHNENDVNNDQFYTNSRKEQSLTERGVDLGVTFDELGNGLALRDGQGIWVSYANAKTEKFTIGSGSPNNVGSLTNGTAKKLNITLNGVNITGDVTNISDVAAAINAQYNKTGVRAEISEGNKLTLINRNNSGTTKETKNIHLTVNAGDELVAATTAMGVPPADAGLKNRDIITAYQYVYTSSQTTAVHEYNDAKERQVTTTEDLRAAMQKDARSYVDYNGDGQIRVNSAVPNAIKQATEAHNITPGTGGAAIADTTCQTAYNTAYAAATGTPDQKHAAGIAALKKLADDLNDGTKITVNKLGQFQLENPSNEVADHALYMTTTGLTKPAQGTNNSAVNENVRLTTIMKALDGALSPGQALRASGKMMMSSHGSTAEIFDSLGSKHTVSIKWTKTGTTTDGGTEWSMVIQVPEPAKINYTGEGPDNVITGTARFNANGSLASFHPATITFSANNGSQSGQNISLNFGLGTDFNGLTSFDKDSSTESISQDGYTGGTLNGIKIDETGTIIGSFSNGQSFGLAKVALATFTNNEGLQSEGGNVFSQTANSGEAVIGAAGTGDKGTIAASKLEASNVDLSRALTDLIVIQRGFQANSKTITTSDEMLNTLLQLKQ, from the coding sequence ATGATGAGATCACTTTGGTCTGGTGTTTCAGGCCTACAAGCCCACCAGATAGCCATGGACGTAGAAGGCAACAATATCGCAAACGTCAATACTTATGGTTATAAATACAACCGTGCAAATTTTGCTGATATACTAAGCCAAACTCCAAGAGTCGCTACTGCTCCACAAGGTCAGCTAGGCGGTCAAAATGCTATGCAAATAGGTCTAGGAACGACTATAAACTCAACTACAAGAATTTTCTCACAAGGCACACTAACATCTACTGATAAGCAAACAGACCTTGCACTTCAAGGAAATGGTTTCTTCGTCGTATCTCCAGATGGCGGAACAACAAGATACTATACAAGAAATGGTGACTTTGTCCGTGATAAAGCTGGAAATTTTGTAAACAATAGTGGCTATATCGTTCAAGGCTGGACAAGAGATGAAGAAACTGGCACTATCGACTCAACTGGACCGATAAAAAATATCGTAATAAAAGAGGGTCTTACTACTCCAGCAAGAGCAACAACAGAAGTAAAGATAAAAGGCAACCTTGACTCAGGCAACACCATCGGTCAAAGAAGCACGCCTATTTATTCACTAGACTCTGTTGCTGGCGGACGTGACTATAACAATGACGGGATTTTAGATCCAAATGAAGTCCACAATGAAAATGATGTAAATAATGATCAATTTTATACAAACTCAAGAAAAGAACAAAGCTTAACAGAGCGTGGTGTAGATCTAGGTGTTACATTTGATGAGCTTGGAAATGGTCTTGCTTTAAGAGATGGACAAGGCATCTGGGTGAGCTATGCAAATGCCAAAACTGAAAAATTTACTATAGGTAGTGGATCACCAAATAATGTTGGTTCACTTACTAATGGAACTGCAAAAAAATTAAATATAACATTAAATGGTGTAAATATAACCGGAGATGTAACAAACATAAGTGATGTTGCTGCTGCTATCAATGCTCAGTACAATAAAACTGGTGTTAGAGCTGAAATTTCAGAAGGTAATAAACTAACACTTATAAATAGAAATAATTCTGGCACTACAAAAGAGACAAAAAATATTCACTTAACTGTCAATGCTGGTGATGAATTAGTAGCAGCAACGACAGCAATGGGAGTACCTCCAGCAGATGCCGGTTTAAAAAATCGAGATATTATCACAGCTTATCAATATGTCTATACGAGCTCACAAACAACAGCAGTTCACGAATATAATGATGCGAAAGAAAGACAAGTAACTACAACAGAAGATCTTCGTGCTGCTATGCAAAAAGATGCAAGGAGTTACGTTGACTACAATGGCGACGGTCAAATAAGAGTAAACTCAGCTGTACCTAATGCTATAAAACAAGCAACAGAAGCTCATAATATAACTCCGGGTACTGGTGGAGCAGCTATAGCTGATACAACATGCCAAACAGCTTATAATACAGCATATGCCGCTGCTACTGGTACCCCAGATCAAAAGCACGCAGCTGGTATTGCAGCACTTAAAAAACTTGCTGATGATTTAAATGATGGCACAAAGATTACTGTAAATAAGCTAGGTCAATTTCAACTAGAAAATCCATCAAATGAAGTAGCAGATCATGCACTTTATATGACAACAACTGGTCTTACAAAGCCAGCTCAAGGTACAAATAATTCAGCTGTAAATGAAAATGTTAGACTTACAACTATTATGAAAGCACTTGATGGCGCACTAAGCCCAGGCCAAGCTCTAAGAGCAAGTGGAAAGATGATGATGTCAAGCCACGGCTCAACGGCAGAAATTTTTGACTCACTTGGCTCAAAACACACAGTTAGTATCAAATGGACAAAGACAGGTACTACAACAGATGGCGGAACTGAGTGGAGCATGGTTATACAAGTACCAGAGCCAGCTAAGATAAACTACACAGGTGAAGGTCCAGATAACGTTATAACTGGAACAGCTAGATTTAACGCAAATGGCTCACTTGCAAGTTTTCATCCAGCAACGATAACATTTTCAGCTAACAACGGCTCACAAAGTGGCCAAAACATTAGTTTAAATTTTGGTCTTGGAACTGATTTTAACGGCTTAACAAGCTTTGATAAAGACTCATCAACTGAATCAATCTCGCAAGATGGCTACACAGGCGGCACTCTAAACGGCATAAAAATAGATGAGACCGGAACGATAATAGGCTCATTTTCAAATGGTCAAAGCTTTGGCTTAGCTAAAGTAGCACTTGCTACCTTTACAAACAACGAAGGTCTCCAAAGTGAGGGCGGAAATGTCTTTTCACAAACTGCAAACTCAGGTGAAGCAGTCATCGGTGCAGCTGGTACAGGCGATAAGGGAACGATCGCAGCTTCAAAGCTTGAAGCTAGTAACGTCGATCTAAGCCGTGCGCTAACAGATCTTATTGTTATCCAAAGAGGTTTCCAAGCAAACTCAAAAACGATCACAACAAGCGATGAGATGCTAAATACACTTCTTCAATTAAAACAATAA
- a CDS encoding Na+/H+ antiporter NhaC family protein: MLIFNPVVFSILVMTILCLLRFNILLSILISALVAGVMYKHGFSGFESGIAGGIDSLFTALKETTQSLISGMQGNLETSLSYILLGALAAAIANTNLTAILINALSKFLSSNKVIFILTIAFIACLSQNLIPVHIAFIPILIPPLLAIMNKMGIDRRAVACALTFGLQAPYVSLSVGFGLLFHNILKKELANNGITTSISDISSVMWIGGASMLIGLILAILFYGKKRDYKTSKFEKEELDEIERAKNLEMTKKEWAVLAGAVVAFGVQIYTELLPLGALLGLLVMVVFGGIEYKKVDKIMDNGLAMMGFIAFIMLVAAGYGTILRESGGIDELVKYASLVSGGKIGGAFLMLLIGLLVTMGIGTSFGTIPILASIYVPLCVSLGFGVPAIILLVGIAAALGDAGSPASDSTLGPTSGLNADGEHNHIYDTCVPTFVFFNIPLIIGGIVGAMILG; encoded by the coding sequence ATGCTTATATTTAACCCTGTTGTTTTTAGCATTTTGGTAATGACGATACTTTGTCTATTGCGTTTTAACATTTTGCTTTCTATCCTTATCTCTGCTCTTGTTGCGGGAGTAATGTATAAGCATGGATTTAGTGGATTTGAAAGTGGCATTGCAGGTGGGATCGATAGCCTCTTTACAGCCCTAAAAGAGACTACACAAAGCCTCATAAGCGGTATGCAAGGCAATCTTGAAACATCGCTTAGTTATATTTTGCTTGGTGCTTTAGCAGCCGCCATCGCAAATACAAATTTAACTGCTATCTTGATAAATGCTTTGAGTAAATTCCTTAGCTCAAATAAAGTGATTTTTATACTAACTATCGCATTTATAGCGTGCTTATCTCAAAATTTAATCCCAGTTCACATAGCTTTTATACCTATTTTGATCCCACCACTTCTTGCTATTATGAACAAAATGGGGATAGATAGACGTGCAGTGGCTTGTGCTTTGACATTTGGTCTTCAAGCACCTTATGTAAGCCTTAGTGTTGGCTTTGGTCTGCTTTTTCACAATATCTTAAAAAAAGAGCTAGCAAATAACGGCATAACCACATCTATTTCTGATATATCTTCTGTTATGTGGATAGGTGGTGCTTCTATGCTTATCGGACTTATCCTCGCCATACTTTTTTATGGTAAAAAAAGAGACTATAAAACTTCAAAATTTGAAAAAGAAGAGCTTGATGAGATCGAGCGCGCAAAAAACCTTGAGATGACTAAAAAGGAGTGGGCAGTTTTAGCTGGTGCAGTTGTGGCTTTTGGTGTGCAAATTTATACTGAGCTGCTACCTCTTGGCGCACTACTTGGACTTTTGGTTATGGTCGTTTTTGGCGGTATCGAGTATAAAAAAGTAGATAAGATCATGGACAATGGCCTTGCTATGATGGGATTTATCGCTTTTATCATGCTAGTTGCTGCAGGTTATGGCACTATCTTAAGAGAGAGTGGCGGCATAGACGAGCTTGTAAAATACGCTAGCTTGGTATCTGGTGGCAAGATAGGCGGAGCATTTTTGATGCTACTTATCGGTCTTTTAGTCACGATGGGCATAGGCACTAGCTTTGGTACTATTCCTATTTTAGCTTCTATCTATGTGCCACTATGCGTTAGCCTTGGCTTTGGCGTACCAGCCATCATCTTGTTAGTTGGTATCGCTGCAGCTCTAGGAGATGCTGGAAGTCCTGCAAGTGATAGCACACTTGGGCCAACAAGCGGTCTAAATGCTGATGGTGAACACAACCACATATATGATACTTGTGTACCTACATTTGTATTTTTCAATATCCCACTTATCATCGGTGGCATCGTTGGAGCTATGATACTTGGATAA
- a CDS encoding MOSC domain-containing protein encodes MAIVKALLIGEVKNYGSQSATDKLNTPWSSAIFKVAQNGEIFANELGFEGDSVADTKHHGGPEKAIFANSFANYAQWEKFLGFKNLAYGAMGENLCVDGLDESCVYLGDIHKIGSLVLQVSQPRKPCFKLSKRWGNENMATHIFETGLTGWYYRVITPGSCKVGDVIEVIEKDPVHMSILEVNRLFCAPSKNLNLLEKFNSLTTLPKSWYGDMERRIQGIYSTEYMRNL; translated from the coding sequence ATGGCAATAGTAAAAGCATTACTAATTGGCGAGGTGAAAAACTATGGCTCGCAAAGTGCAACTGATAAGTTAAATACACCATGGAGTTCAGCTATATTTAAAGTAGCTCAAAATGGTGAAATTTTTGCAAATGAACTTGGCTTTGAGGGTGATAGTGTTGCTGATACAAAGCACCATGGCGGCCCTGAAAAAGCTATATTTGCAAATTCGTTTGCAAACTATGCCCAGTGGGAGAAATTTTTAGGATTTAAAAATTTAGCTTATGGAGCTATGGGGGAGAATTTATGTGTTGATGGGCTTGATGAGAGCTGCGTTTATTTGGGCGATATCCATAAGATTGGCTCGCTTGTGCTTCAAGTCTCGCAGCCTAGAAAACCATGCTTTAAGCTCTCAAAAAGATGGGGTAATGAAAATATGGCTACTCACATCTTTGAAACAGGTCTTACTGGCTGGTACTACCGCGTAATAACACCAGGATCGTGCAAAGTGGGCGACGTGATAGAAGTTATAGAAAAAGATCCAGTTCATATGAGCATTTTAGAAGTAAATAGACTTTTTTGCGCTCCAAGTAAAAATTTAAATTTACTAGAGAAATTTAATTCTCTTACCACTCTTCCAAAAAGTTGGTATGGTGACATGGAAAGACGTATTCAAGGTATTTATAGTACGGAATATATGAGAAATTTATAA
- a CDS encoding response regulator transcription factor produces MQEYDILDVLSNKKVLCLEDEEAILKNICASLELFFAEVNGVTDGYDALELAMSDAYDVLVLDISVPNIDGLEIAKKVRTINQKIPIVILSSHIEQEYLWRAVELKITRYLAKPYDKKSFIKALEDVALELVGRKPTLRLNDELEYDFGKKVLYINGEISHLSKSESRLLEYFLNNKNQTITYEQIFDYIWEYEQPSKEAIKTIVKELRRKLGKDVIKNLYGVGYLCEI; encoded by the coding sequence ATGCAAGAATATGATATTTTAGACGTTTTATCAAATAAAAAGGTCCTTTGCCTTGAAGATGAAGAGGCGATTTTAAAAAATATTTGTGCTTCTTTGGAACTATTTTTTGCCGAGGTAAATGGCGTAACAGATGGCTATGATGCACTTGAGCTAGCGATGAGCGATGCTTATGATGTTTTAGTACTTGATATAAGCGTGCCAAATATCGATGGGCTAGAGATCGCTAAAAAAGTAAGAACTATAAATCAAAAAATTCCTATCGTGATCTTATCAAGCCACATCGAGCAAGAGTATTTGTGGAGAGCAGTTGAGCTAAAGATCACAAGATATCTTGCAAAGCCATATGATAAAAAATCATTTATAAAAGCCCTAGAAGACGTTGCTTTAGAGCTTGTTGGACGTAAGCCGACTCTTAGGCTAAATGATGAATTAGAATACGATTTTGGCAAAAAAGTACTTTATATAAATGGTGAAATTTCTCATCTAAGTAAGAGTGAAAGTAGGCTTTTAGAGTATTTTTTAAACAACAAAAATCAAACTATAACTTATGAACAAATTTTTGATTATATTTGGGAGTATGAGCAGCCAAGCAAAGAGGCGATAAAGACGATCGTAAAAGAGCTTAGAAGGAAGCTTGGCAAAGATGTGATTAAAAATTTATACGGTGTAGGTTATCTTTGTGAAATATAA
- the dnaA gene encoding chromosomal replication initiator protein DnaA, with amino-acid sequence MIADEILENLSTQISPEEYQSYIKQLKFNEKASDDHIIVFTAPNELMAKFINTRYADKIAHLYEVRTGIKPNIEISSTKSSKVSKQNQINVKQIKTQSSILNPSYTFENFVCGASNQYAFLSAKAAAEKPGVLYNPLFIYGTTGLGKTHLLQSVGNHCLNKGKTVICVTSEQFMIDFTSHINNHSMPKFREKYRNCDVLLIDDVQFLGKTDKIQEEFFNTYNELLAKNGQIVMTSDRPPKTLKGFEDRMISRFDKAFMADITPPELDTKIAIIIKKCEFDKIDLNKEVINYIATNMGDNIREIEGAIINLNVFKTLMKEEITLDLAKSILKDLIKEKRENINFDTIVEIVSKELNIKQSDIKSKSRVTNIVEARRIIIYLAKMLTTNSMPQIANYFGMKDHSAVSHNIKKINELIQTNEIFSLKVTELKNKILTKG; translated from the coding sequence TTGATAGCAGACGAAATTTTAGAAAATCTTTCAACACAAATTTCACCTGAAGAATACCAAAGTTATATCAAGCAATTAAAATTTAACGAAAAGGCTTCAGACGATCATATTATCGTATTTACTGCACCAAATGAGTTGATGGCTAAATTTATAAATACAAGATATGCTGATAAAATCGCTCATCTATATGAAGTTAGAACAGGCATAAAACCAAATATAGAAATTTCATCTACTAAAAGTAGCAAGGTATCAAAACAAAATCAAATAAATGTTAAGCAGATAAAAACACAAAGCAGCATTTTAAATCCAAGCTACACATTTGAAAATTTTGTCTGTGGAGCTTCAAATCAATACGCATTTTTAAGCGCAAAAGCAGCCGCTGAAAAACCTGGTGTACTTTACAATCCACTTTTTATCTATGGCACAACAGGACTTGGCAAGACTCACTTACTCCAGTCAGTCGGAAATCACTGCCTAAATAAAGGAAAAACCGTTATTTGCGTAACTAGCGAACAATTTATGATAGATTTTACCAGTCACATAAATAACCACTCAATGCCAAAATTTCGTGAAAAATATAGAAACTGCGATGTTTTACTAATAGACGATGTGCAGTTTCTTGGTAAAACTGATAAAATCCAAGAGGAATTTTTCAACACATATAATGAACTTTTAGCAAAAAATGGTCAAATAGTTATGACTTCAGATCGACCTCCAAAAACGCTAAAAGGCTTTGAGGATAGGATGATTTCAAGATTTGATAAGGCTTTTATGGCTGATATTACGCCGCCTGAACTTGATACAAAGATAGCTATCATCATCAAAAAATGCGAGTTTGATAAAATCGATCTAAATAAAGAGGTCATAAACTACATAGCTACAAACATGGGAGATAATATCCGTGAGATCGAGGGAGCTATCATAAATTTAAACGTATTTAAAACTCTTATGAAAGAAGAGATCACACTCGATCTTGCAAAAAGTATATTAAAAGATTTGATCAAAGAAAAACGTGAAAATATAAATTTCGATACTATCGTTGAAATAGTTAGTAAAGAGCTAAATATCAAACAAAGTGATATAAAAAGCAAATCAAGAGTTACAAATATCGTAGAAGCAAGACGAATCATCATATATCTTGCAAAGATGCTTACAACAAACTCAATGCCACAAATTGCAAACTATTTTGGTATGAAAGATCACAGTGCCGTTAGTCATAATATTAAAAAGATAAATGAGCTAATACAAACTAATGAAATTTTTAGTCTAAAAGTTACTGAATTAAAAAACAAAATTTTGACAAAAGGATAA
- a CDS encoding DNA adenine methylase — protein MKLAKQENQAYLKEQILTYLGNKRSLLGFIDLGVKYAKDELKKEKLSCCDLFSGSGVVARFLKQNSEFLVANDLELYSFITNSCYLQNATNELRDEINFWQKKLEKEIKNNLSEGFITRLYAPQDDKNITEGERVFYTRKNAIFIDAARRLIDELMPAEMRKFFIAPLLYNASVHANTSGIFKGFHKNKDGIGQFGGQGQNAISRITSDINLAKPIFSNFNVPFEVYQKDANLLAKKLDGLDLVYLDPPYNQHPYGSNYFMLNLIASYEEPNNISKVSGIAKDWNRSVFNKKSSASEAFFELIANLKAKFVLISFNSEGFINQDEFDKNLNKMGKVHLLRKKYNAYRGSRNLKARNIHVDELLYVLKK, from the coding sequence TTGAAGCTAGCTAAACAAGAAAATCAAGCCTATTTAAAAGAGCAAATTTTAACCTATCTTGGTAATAAACGCTCTCTTTTAGGCTTTATAGATCTAGGTGTAAAATACGCAAAAGACGAGCTTAAAAAAGAGAAGCTTAGCTGCTGCGACCTCTTTAGCGGAAGTGGTGTGGTGGCTAGGTTTTTAAAGCAAAATAGTGAATTCCTAGTCGCAAACGACTTGGAGCTTTACAGCTTCATAACAAACTCATGCTACTTGCAAAATGCCACAAATGAGCTAAGAGATGAGATAAATTTCTGGCAAAAAAAGCTTGAAAAAGAGATAAAAAATAACCTTTCTGAAGGCTTTATAACAAGGCTTTACGCTCCGCAAGATGATAAAAATATTACCGAGGGCGAGAGAGTCTTTTATACTAGGAAAAATGCCATATTCATTGACGCCGCAAGAAGGCTCATAGATGAGCTAATGCCGGCTGAGATGAGAAAATTTTTCATAGCTCCACTACTTTATAATGCAAGTGTACATGCAAATACAAGTGGAATTTTTAAAGGTTTTCATAAAAATAAAGATGGCATCGGCCAGTTTGGAGGACAAGGGCAAAATGCCATCTCAAGGATCACTTCTGATATAAATTTAGCTAAGCCAATTTTCTCAAATTTTAACGTACCTTTTGAGGTCTATCAAAAGGACGCAAATTTACTAGCAAAAAAGCTTGATGGGCTTGATCTAGTTTATCTTGATCCGCCTTATAATCAGCACCCATACGGCTCAAACTACTTCATGCTAAATCTCATCGCAAGCTATGAAGAGCCAAACAATATTTCAAAAGTTTCAGGCATCGCAAAGGACTGGAACAGATCAGTCTTTAATAAAAAATCGTCAGCAAGCGAGGCATTTTTCGAGCTGATAGCAAATTTAAAGGCGAAATTTGTTCTGATTTCATTTAACTCAGAAGGCTTTATCAATCAAGATGAATTTGATAAAAATTTAAACAAAATGGGCAAGGTTCATCTGCTTCGTAAAAAATACAACGCCTACCGTGGTAGCAGAAATTTAAAAGCTAGAAACATCCACGTAGACGAACTTCTTTACGTTTTAAAAAAGTAA